The Cotesia glomerata isolate CgM1 linkage group LG7, MPM_Cglom_v2.3, whole genome shotgun sequence genome segment catgtgggtactcaaataaaaggtcttgatgagtatatcatcggaatgaccttatatcttcaaaaatttaaatacttaagaaagtacagtgcaatttaacaaaagtcattgttaaatttttaggtAAAACATTGTCGGAGTCATATCGAGCTGCTCATATGTCGCTTCACGCTGGAGATACTGTAACTTGCGCTGTCTGCAATCGGAAATTCGATTCGGCAGATAGTCTGGCTATGCATGCAGCAGTCCACCCTGAGCTGGGTGTCCAGGTGCCAGCGAACCAGTCAGAAGTTCCCGAGCAACAGTCGCCTCTTGGAGTAGCTGCGACGGAAGACGATCAGGATCAGACTAAGCCTTATAAATGTCAGCACTGTGGAAGAAGATTCACTAGGCCGCACGAGAAAGTAAAGCATGAGCGGATACATACTGGGGAAAAGCCGCATGTCTGCGAGGTATGTTTTGAGAATATAcctgatttaaattttttatattaataaaaatagttaggGTAAATAGACCAGTAGTTGATCGATTTGATACTAAAGTAATATTGTGGgagtatattaaaaattctattttttttttctaagtatGCTGAGCCACAGTGTGTCAggatgtttattaattttctattttattaatttcttaaattttatgttattaattttaaaaattttctattttattaattttaattttctattttataattttttaaaaattttctattttataattttttttcattttctatttcataatttttttttaattttctctttaatctattttttcagtttcctattttagtaatttctcaaattttatgttattaattgtaaaaattttttttgttaattttcaaaattttctattttcttaattttaattttctatttttttatttttcttaattttctatttcgtcaattttttaaattttctcttttatttattttttaaatttcctattttattaatttctcaaattttatgttattaattttctattttattaattttaaaaattatattcatttaaaaaattatcctattttattaatttcttatatttcatgttattaattttaaaaattttttattttatcaattttaaaaattttctattttattaattttaaaattttttttttgtcaattttaaaaattttctattttataatcttttaaaattttatattttttccaattttcaaaattttattcattttataaattatcctgttttattaatttcttaaatttcatgttattaattttaaaaattttttgttctatcaattttaaaaattttctattttataatttcttaaaattttctatttttaaaaattttttaaatttttcattttgttaattaaaaaaattttctattttattaattttaaaaattttttgttttgtcgcttttaaaaatgatctattttataattttaaaaaattttctaattttaaaaattttattaattttttattttgttaattttttaaattttctattttataatttttaaaaattttatattttattaattaaaaaaattttattaatttccaaaattaactatttaataaattaaaacctTTTCAGGTGTGTGGAAAAAAATTCCGAGTATCATACTGTTTAACTCTGCACATGCGAACCCACACCGGAGTCCGTCCTTACGAGTGCCAGCACTGTCATAAGCGTTTCAAAGCTTCCTCGGTGTACAATCACCACCTGCTGACCCACGGCGAGGAGCGGGCGTACACTTGCCCTCACTGTCCCAAGAACTTCAAAACTCGCGTCCAATTAGCGGGTCACAAAAATAGTCACACGAAGCCTTTTCATTGCACGGAATGCACGCGACCTTTCGCTTCTCTTTACGCAGCCAGAGCTCACATTGCAACTCACAAAAAGGAGAATAATCTAAAATTCACCTGCCACCTCTGCGGAGCTTCTTACGGGCGGGCTTTTGCTCTTAAAGATCATCTTAAAACCCACAAGGAAGAGACCGATGAAGCTTTACCACCTGAGCCAGCTCacgaagaagaaataaatcaaGATTTTCTACTCGAAGAAGATGAAAtgattgaagaaattttagatagttaataattgtttttttgtttagttgttcatccatttaaaaaataatttttcttataattattgatatttatgtCTATAAATCTGTTGTTCAAATTAACTTTCAAATTTGAggatttaaaagtttataagtttatttaatatactaatttaattaattatttgaatgaatgTGTGGATTTAcagtaaatgaatttttataataaatttcgatatttattaaagttaataatttgtaattttacttaataaatatttgattaattttatttaattattattgcaattattttttttttttttttgccaagaATTAACACTTGGTTCCATAACTCAGAACTTAGTTAGATTGTTCAGAACTTAGGTTCCATAACTCAGAACTTGGTTCCAAAGCCCAGAACTTAGCTTTAGTTCTCAGAACTTGGTTTAAGTGCTTGGAACTTAGTTAACTGTTTCAGAACCTAGTTTTGTTGTTTAGAACTTAGGTTCCACAACTCAGAACTTGGTTccaaagttcaaaaattattttaattatttagaactTGGTTCCGAAACTCAGATCTTAGTGTAATGGTTTAGAACTTGGTTCCGAGGCTCAGATCTTAGTTAAATGGCTTAAAACTTGGTTCCATAGTTCAGAACTTGGTTCCATAACTCAGAACTTAGTTAGATTGTTTAGATTTTGGGTTCCATAACTCAAAACTTGGTtccaaagttaaaaattattttcatcatttaGAACTTGGTTCCGAAGCTCAGATCTTACTTTAAGAGATTGAACTTGGTTCCAAGGCTCAGATCTTAGTTTAATGGCTTAAAACTTGGTTCCAAAGCTTATATCTTAGTTAAATAGCTTAAATTTGTTTCCAAAGCTCAGATATTAGTTCCATAACTCAGAACTTAGCTTTAGTTCTCAGAACTTTGTTCAAATGCTTGGAACTTGGTTTACTCATCCAGAACCTAGTTTTGTTGTTTAATACTGTGGTTCCATAGTTCAGAACTTGGTTCCATAACTCAGAActtggtgataaaaaattggttATTTAAACCAAGTTCTGAGAACTAAAGCTAAGTTCTGGGCTTTGAAACTAAGATATGAGCTTTAGAATCAAGTTTTAAGCCATTAAACTAAAATCTGAGCCTTGGAACCAAGTTCTAAACTATGAAACTAAGATCTGAGCTTCAGAACCAAGttctaaataatgaaaataatttttgaactatGGAACCAAGTTCTGAGTTATGGAACCTAAGTTTTAAACAACAAAACTAGGTTCTAAAACAGTAAACCAAGTTCCAAGCACTTAAACCAAGTTCTGTGAACTAAAGCTAAGTTCTGGGCTCTGGAACCAAGTTTTGAGTTATGGAACCGAAGTTCTGAAAAACATGACTAAGTTTTGAGTTATTGAACTCAAGTTCTGAATTAAATTCTGatctcttgaattaagttcTGAGAACTTAAACCCAGATCTGAGTGTTCCAACTAAGTTCTGAagatttaaatcaaattttaaccTATGAAATCACTGAAatcttaaacaaaaatatgggTTATTATATCTAATGATttcattcaataaaaaatttattattgcaaaattataaattttatttaatacttttatctACATCATTATGGTACCAGTGCATTGCacaagcttaaaaatacatttaaaataattagtaatttataatatacattttaacAACGACCACTACCTAGTTCTTTGAATTAGCAAATGCAAGtaattcaagaaattcatAAACATCAGTTATATAAAGCGTTAGTAACTTGGGACTAggcttcaaattttttattaattttttcacgtCTTCCctgcaaaacaaaaaaatcaataattaatagtatataaatacaattataattagaaTTGATACGCAAATTAAATACTTACTTTACTGTTCCTAAAATTGgaacaattttaatatcttcaGGAGTTACGGAAGGATATCTTGCAATATTGATTATAAGTTTGATAATAGTCTCCATTTTTTTAGTGCGCACTGTGACAGTAactctataataaaataaaaattagtttttgataaaaaatatttccaaaaattaaagaatgtcttttaaaaaaaaaacttacatgTCTCCATCAAGTTCCATCAAATTAACCCGCCAAAGTTTCACCATCTcatcataaaaatcataaacaaaaTGAACTTTCTCCGTGACATCTGCAATAAGCTTAGGAACATCCGCATAAGTCAAATAATAATCCGCCATTTTGTCGCAATCAATCGCTCTGACAATCAACCTATCCGTCATCCTAAGCATCTCCGAATCTGCATCATTAACTCTTGGAACCACACAAATCTTTGAGATTCTCTCCTCCGTTCTAACCTCTATTTTCACAGCAAGCATCAGCGCCGTCTTGCGGAACTCTATGCAAATAACCTCCGGATGAATGGTGTGAATTTTCCACAAACACGACCTGCTCTTCGCGTATTCTTCTAATCCCTCCTTAAGAATATCAAACCTAGTTTTGGACTCACTTTGCTTTTTAGTTCCAATTTCCAGAGTTTTTACCTTCAACCTTCTAAATTCATCCAGCCGACTGGCTTTTAATTTTCTGTTCACCATTTCATCtctaaaaataagtttcttcAGCCGAAGACTAATTTCGCTTTTTTCAACATTTCCTATTTCTGGTAAGTGAACtttttcaattacattttCTTCACTGCATTCATGATATTCTTCCATCATTAACTCTTGGcgttcatttttattcaagttttgcttataaataaatttctttctaTTAATTTGTTCTTCTTCATCGTCTAGAATACTTCGCTTCAGTGAAGTTCCACTCAGATCTCCAGTAAAAATACTTCTAATATCactttcttttaatttagaattaatGTATTCAATTgcattataattttcttgttgTTCCATACCTTGTTCCAGATATTGTTCTAGATCTTGTTGTTCCATACCTTGTTCTAGATCTTGTTGTTCCATATCTTGTTCTAGATCTGGTTGTTCCATACCTTGCTCTTGATCTCGCTGTTCCATACCTTGTTCCAGATATCGTTGTTCCCAATCTTGTTCTAGATCTTGCTGTTCTCGATCTTGTTCCAGAACTTGTGAAAAATCTTGTTCTCGATATTGTTCCAGAACTTGTGCAAGATCTTGTTGTTCCAAATTTTGTTCAAGATCTCGTTGTTTAATACCTTGTTCTAGATCTTGTTGTTCCCGATCTGGCTCCAGAACTTGTGAAAGATCTTGTTGTTCTCGATCTTGTTCCAGAACTTGTGCAAAATCTTGTTGTTCCCAATCTTGTTCCAGATCTTGCTGTTCTTGATCTTGTTCCAGATCTTGCTGTTCTTGATCTTGTTCCAGGTCTTGTTCAAGACCTTTATGTTCCAGATCTTGTTCAAGACCTTTATGTTCCAGATCTTGTTCAAGACCTTTATGTTCCAGATCTTGTTCAAGATCTTTATGTTTCAGATCTTGTTGTTCCAGATCTTGATGTTCTAGATCTAAAACAGAATCTCTTATAACATGACCATCCAGATCCAGATCACTAGTATACATAAAAGATGGCGTTTGTTCCAGGAACACAGAAGTAGTCCCAATATCATTCCCTTGCATATTATCATCAAATTCCACAAAAGTTTCTTTAGTATTCAATACAGAAATTTCTTCCAAATTGTCATGACGTTCTACAACTCCTCCAGAACCAAAACTAGCAGCCACATCACAATCTTCTGTAAGATCTGAAACAGTAATTTCAGATCGATTTGTAAGAGATGGAATTGCTACAGTCATCTCCATGGACTCTTCCAGAGAATCATACTTAGGAAGCTCAGGAACATCAGGCATATTTTCTAAACCCTGGTGCAAGATCCGGTGCAGCATGTCCATGGAAGCTTTCCTGTCAACTGGGCAGTCTCGAGGGTTCTTGGGGTTTGGACTAGATATCACCGACCTTGGAGTTCTAGGATCTGCGATGCACTTGTAACTGCGTTTCAAAGAGGGATTTATAGAGACTGTGTTCTCCATGAAGTAGTTGTGGTGTATGTTCTGATCTTGGTCTCGAGGATTAATTGTCTGGGTGATTTCCGCGTCAGATCGTTTTAGAGATTCATGATGAAATTTAAGATCGTCTTCATTGATTGGTCTCAAATTTGGAGCTATAACTTCAGTTAGTTCCATAGATTTATTGTGAAAACCTTCTGTTTTATCTCCAGGAACTTTAGGTAGTAAGTTCGTTCTTGAACAGATCGCTTCAGTTTGTTCCATAGATTggttatgaaaaaattccgTTTTATCGTCAGGAACTTTGTATGGCAACTTTGTTCTAGGACAGATCGCTTCGGTCAGTTCCATAGATTTGTTCTGAAAAACTTCCGTTCTATCTTCTAGAACTTTGTGCAGTAAGTTCGTTCTAGGAACAGCTTCAGTAAGTTCCATAGATTTATCATGAAAAACTTGTGTTCTATCGGCTGATTTGAAATTCAGTAAGCTTGTTCTAGGAACTGCTTCAGTTCGTTCCATAGATTGGTTCTGAAAATATTCCGTCGTATCTTCAGGAACTTTGTATGGTAACTTTGTTCTAGGACAGATCGCTTCAGTCAGTTCCATAGATTTGTTCTGAAAAAATTCCGTTCTATCTTCTAGAACTTTGTGCAGTAAGTTCGTTCTAGGAACAGCTTCAGTAAGTTCCATAGATTTATCATGAAAAACTTGTGTTCTATCGGGTGATTTGAAATTCAGTAAGTTTGTTCTAGGAAAAGCTTCGGTAAGTTCCATAGACTTGTTGTGAAAAACCTGAGTCCTGTCATTACTAAAATGCGCTTTTAAGTTTGGCACCGCTTCAGTAAGTTTCATAGATCTGTTATTAAAAACTTCTGTTCCATCAATTGCCGATCTTATAGTCAGTAAGTTTGTTCTAGGAATAGATTCAGTAAGTTCCATAGATTTATCATGAAAAACCTGTGTTCTATCACCAGCCGATCTGAAATTTGGTAAATTTGTTCTAGGAACAGCTTCAGTGATTTCCATAGATTTATCGTGAAAAACTTGTGTTTTATCAACAGTCGATCTGAAATTTGTTCTAGGAACAGCTTCAGTAAGTTCCATAGATCTGTTATTAAAAACTTCTGTTCCGATGGTCAGTAAGTTTGTTCTAGGAACAGCTTCAGTGAGTTCCATagatttatcataaaaaacttGTGTTCTATCACCAGCTGACCTTAAATTCGGTAAGTTCGTTCTAGGAACAGCTTCAGATCTGTTATTAAAAACTTCTGTTCCATCAACTGCCGATCTGATAGCCAGTAAGTTCGTTCTAGGAACAGCTTCAGTAAGTTCCATAGATTTATCAAGAAAAACTTGTGTTTTATCTACAGCCGATCTGAAATTTGTTCTAGGAACAGCTTCAGTGAGTTCCATAAATCTGTTATTAAAAACTTCTGTTCCGATGGTCAGTAAGTTTGTTCTAGGAACAGCTTCAGTAAGTTCCATAGATTTATCATGAAAAACTTGTGTTCTATCACCAGCCGATCTTAAATTCGGTAAGTTCGTTCTAGGAACAGCTTCAGTGAGTTCCATAGATCCGTCATGAAAAACGGTTCTTTCAGCAGAACGCAACAATGAAGGAACTGCTTCAGTAATTTCCATGGATTTATCAAACATCAAAGGTGCTTCATTA includes the following:
- the LOC123268822 gene encoding uncharacterized protein LOC123268822 isoform X2 — encoded protein: MLPATSKSSRRSSILKLPKKSNSQNAESNSSEENSPTKQLKRRVSFAEKKSVKEFADSIEQGTVWDSTYEESDSSQIRMSHSEYTKSLVIQTSTNITYQSSQIQEDTRLSLMVRPEIEFKFPTESCAPRISHVDPEMLANKENMPEILGLETVESSFVEVEDVPVQASGFAVYCDEENFNETNTEDVPMECTIVADALVHVSADAEERDKTQIFGNESIEFTEVVPSKAIRSNLGNEAPLMFDKSMEITEAVPSLLRSAERTVFHDGSMELTEAVPRTNLPNLRSAGDRTQVFHDKSMELTEAVPRTNLLTIGTEVFNNRFMELTEAVPRTNFRSAVDKTQVFLDKSMELTEAVPRTNLLAIRSAVDGTEVFNNRSEAVPRTNLPNLRSAGDRTQVFYDKSMELTEAVPRTNLLTIGTEVFNNRSMELTEAVPRTNFRSTVDKTQVFHDKSMEITEAVPRTNLPNFRSAGDRTQVFHDKSMELTESIPRTNLLTIRSAIDGTEVFNNRSMKLTEAVPNLKAHFSNDRTQVFHNKSMELTEAFPRTNLLNFKSPDRTQVFHDKSMELTEAVPRTNLLHKVLEDRTEFFQNKSMELTEAICPRTKLPYKVPEDTTEYFQNQSMERTEAVPRTSLLNFKSADRTQVFHDKSMELTEAVPRTNLLHKVLEDRTEVFQNKSMELTEAICPRTKLPYKVPDDKTEFFHNQSMEQTEAICSRTNLLPKVPGDKTEGFHNKSMELTEVIAPNLRPINEDDLKFHHESLKRSDAEITQTINPRDQDQNIHHNYFMENTVSINPSLKRSYKCIADPRTPRSVISSPNPKNPRDCPVDRKASMDMLHRILHQGLENMPDVPELPKYDSLEESMEMTVAIPSLTNRSEITVSDLTEDCDVAASFGSGGVVERHDNLEEISVLNTKETFVEFDDNMQGNDIGTTSVFLEQTPSFMYTSDLDLDGHVIRDSVLDLEHQDLEQQDLKHKDLEQDREQQDLEQGIKQRDLEQNLEQQDLSQVLEQDREQQDLEQDWEQRYLEQGMEQRDQEQGMEQPDLEQDMEQQDLEQGMEQQDLEQYLEQGMEQQENYNAIEYINSKLKESDIRSIFTGDLSGTSLKRSILDDEEEQINRKKFIYKQNLNKNERQELMMEEYHECSEENVIEKVHLPEIGNVEKSEISLRLKKLIFRDEMVNRKLKASRLDEFRRLKVKTLEIGTKKQSESKTRFDILKEGLEEYAKSRSCLWKIHTIHPEVICIEFRKTALMLAVKIEVRTEERISKICVVPRVNDADSEMLRMTDRLIVRAIDCDKMADYYLTYADVPKLIADVTEKVHFVYDFYDEMVKLWRVNLMELDGDIVTVTVRTKKMETIIKLIINIARYPSVTPEDIKIVPILGTVKEDVKKLIKNLKPSPKLLTLYITDVYEFLELLAFANSKN
- the LOC123268822 gene encoding uncharacterized protein LOC123268822 isoform X11; its protein translation is MLPATSKSSRRSSILKLPKKSNSQNAESNSSEENSPTKQLKRRVSFAEKKSVKEFADSIEQGTVWDSTYEESDSSQIRMSHSEYTKSLVIQTSTNITYQSSQIQEDTRLSLMVRPEIEFKFPTESCAPRISHVDPEMLANKENMPEILGLETVESSFVEVEDVPVQASGFAVYCDEENFNETNTEDVPMECTIVADALVHVSADAEERDKTQIFGNESIEFTEVVPSKAIRSNLGNEAPLMFDKSMEITEAVPSLLRSAERTVFHDGSMELTEAVPRTNLPNLRSAGDRTQVFHDKSMELTEAVPRTNLLTIGTEVFNNRFMELTEAVPRTNFRSAVDKTQVFLDKSMELTEAVPRTNLLAIRSAVDGTEVFNNRSEAVPRTNLPNLRSAGDRTQVFYDKSMELTEAVPRTNLLTIGTEVFNNRSMELTEAVPRTNFRSTVDKTQVFHDKSMEITEAVPRTNLPNFRSAGDRTQVFHDKSMELTESIPRTNLLTIRSAIDGTEVFNNRSMKLTEAVPNLKAHFSNDRTQVFHNKSMELTEAFPRTNLLNFKSPDRTQVFHDKSMELTEAVPRTNLLHKVLEDRTEFFQNKSMELTEAICPRTKLPYKVPEDTTEYFQNQSMERTEAVPRTSLLNFKSADRTQVFHDKSMELTEAVPRTNLLHKVLEDRTEVFQNKSMELTEAICPRTKLPYKVPDDKTEFFHNQSMEQTEAICSRTNLLPKVPGDKTEGFHNKSMELTEVIAPNLRPINEDDLKFHHESLKRSDAEITQTINPRDQDQNIHHNYFMENTVSINPSLKRSYKCIADPRTPRSVISSPNPKNPRDCPVDRKASMDMLHRILHQGLENMPDVPELPKYDSLEESMEMTVAIPSLTNRSEITVSDLTEDCDVAASFGSGGVVERHDNLEEISVLNTKETFVEFDDNMQGNDIGTTSVFLEQTPSFMYTSDLDLDGHVIRDSVLDLEHQDLEQQDLKHKDLEQDLEQQDLEQGMEQQDLEQYLEQGMEQQENYNAIEYINSKLKESDIRSIFTGDLSGTSLKRSILDDEEEQINRKKFIYKQNLNKNERQELMMEEYHECSEENVIEKVHLPEIGNVEKSEISLRLKKLIFRDEMVNRKLKASRLDEFRRLKVKTLEIGTKKQSESKTRFDILKEGLEEYAKSRSCLWKIHTIHPEVICIEFRKTALMLAVKIEVRTEERISKICVVPRVNDADSEMLRMTDRLIVRAIDCDKMADYYLTYADVPKLIADVTEKVHFVYDFYDEMVKLWRVNLMELDGDIVTVTVRTKKMETIIKLIINIARYPSVTPEDIKIVPILGTVKEDVKKLIKNLKPSPKLLTLYITDVYEFLELLAFANSKN
- the LOC123268822 gene encoding uncharacterized protein LOC123268822 isoform X7 produces the protein MLPATSKSSRRSSILKLPKKSNSQNAESNSSEENSPTKQLKRRVSFAEKKSVKEFADSIEQGTVWDSTYEESDSSQIRMSHSEYTKSLVIQTSTNITYQSSQIQEDTRLSLMVRPEIEFKFPTESCAPRISHVDPEMLANKENMPEILGLETVESSFVEVEDVPVQASGFAVYCDEENFNETNTEDVPMECTIVADALVHVSADAEERDKTQIFGNESIEFTEVVPSKAIRSNLGNEAPLMFDKSMEITEAVPSLLRSAERTVFHDGSMELTEAVPRTNLPNLRSAGDRTQVFHDKSMELTEAVPRTNLLTIGTEVFNNRFMELTEAVPRTNFRSAVDKTQVFLDKSMELTEAVPRTNLLAIRSAVDGTEVFNNRSEAVPRTNLPNLRSAGDRTQVFYDKSMELTEAVPRTNLLTIGTEVFNNRSMELTEAVPRTNFRSTVDKTQVFHDKSMEITEAVPRTNLPNFRSAGDRTQVFHDKSMELTESIPRTNLLTIRSAIDGTEVFNNRSMKLTEAVPNLKAHFSNDRTQVFHNKSMELTEAFPRTNLLNFKSPDRTQVFHDKSMELTEAVPRTNLLHKVLEDRTEFFQNKSMELTEAICPRTKLPYKVPEDTTEYFQNQSMERTEAVPRTSLLNFKSADRTQVFHDKSMELTEAVPRTNLLHKVLEDRTEVFQNKSMELTEAICPRTKLPYKVPDDKTEFFHNQSMEQTEAICSRTNLLPKVPGDKTEGFHNKSMELTEVIAPNLRPINEDDLKFHHESLKRSDAEITQTINPRDQDQNIHHNYFMENTVSINPSLKRSYKCIADPRTPRSVISSPNPKNPRDCPVDRKASMDMLHRILHQGLENMPDVPELPKYDSLEESMEMTVAIPSLTNRSEITVSDLTEDCDVAASFGSGGVVERHDNLEEISVLNTKETFVEFDDNMQGNDIGTTSVFLEQTPSFMYTSDLDLDGHVIRDSVLDLEHQDLEQQDLKHKDLEQDREQQDLEQGIKQRDLEQNLEQQDLAQVLEQYREQQDLEQGMEQQDLEQYLEQGMEQQENYNAIEYINSKLKESDIRSIFTGDLSGTSLKRSILDDEEEQINRKKFIYKQNLNKNERQELMMEEYHECSEENVIEKVHLPEIGNVEKSEISLRLKKLIFRDEMVNRKLKASRLDEFRRLKVKTLEIGTKKQSESKTRFDILKEGLEEYAKSRSCLWKIHTIHPEVICIEFRKTALMLAVKIEVRTEERISKICVVPRVNDADSEMLRMTDRLIVRAIDCDKMADYYLTYADVPKLIADVTEKVHFVYDFYDEMVKLWRVNLMELDGDIVTVTVRTKKMETIIKLIINIARYPSVTPEDIKIVPILGTVKEDVKKLIKNLKPSPKLLTLYITDVYEFLELLAFANSKN
- the LOC123268822 gene encoding uncharacterized protein LOC123268822 isoform X4; the encoded protein is MLPATSKSSRRSSILKLPKKSNSQNAESNSSEENSPTKQLKRRVSFAEKKSVKEFADSIEQGTVWDSTYEESDSSQIRMSHSEYTKSLVIQTSTNITYQSSQIQEDTRLSLMVRPEIEFKFPTESCAPRISHVDPEMLANKENMPEILGLETVESSFVEVEDVPVQASGFAVYCDEENFNETNTEDVPMECTIVADALVHVSADAEERDKTQIFGNESIEFTEVVPSKAIRSNLGNEAPLMFDKSMEITEAVPSLLRSAERTVFHDGSMELTEAVPRTNLPNLRSAGDRTQVFHDKSMELTEAVPRTNLLTIGTEVFNNRFMELTEAVPRTNFRSAVDKTQVFLDKSMELTEAVPRTNLLAIRSAVDGTEVFNNRSMELTEAVPRTNLLTIGTEVFNNRSMELTEAVPRTNFRSTVDKTQVFHDKSMEITEAVPRTNLPNFRSAGDRTQVFHDKSMELTESIPRTNLLTIRSAIDGTEVFNNRSMKLTEAVPNLKAHFSNDRTQVFHNKSMELTEAFPRTNLLNFKSPDRTQVFHDKSMELTEAVPRTNLLHKVLEDRTEFFQNKSMELTEAICPRTKLPYKVPEDTTEYFQNQSMERTEAVPRTSLLNFKSADRTQVFHDKSMELTEAVPRTNLLHKVLEDRTEVFQNKSMELTEAICPRTKLPYKVPDDKTEFFHNQSMEQTEAICSRTNLLPKVPGDKTEGFHNKSMELTEVIAPNLRPINEDDLKFHHESLKRSDAEITQTINPRDQDQNIHHNYFMENTVSINPSLKRSYKCIADPRTPRSVISSPNPKNPRDCPVDRKASMDMLHRILHQGLENMPDVPELPKYDSLEESMEMTVAIPSLTNRSEITVSDLTEDCDVAASFGSGGVVERHDNLEEISVLNTKETFVEFDDNMQGNDIGTTSVFLEQTPSFMYTSDLDLDGHVIRDSVLDLEHQDLEQQDLKHKDLEQDREQQDLEQGIKQRDLEQNLEQQDLAQVLEQYREQDFSQVLEQDREQQDLEQDWEQRYLEQGMEQRDQEQGMEQPDLEQDMEQQDLEQGMEQQDLEQYLEQGMEQQENYNAIEYINSKLKESDIRSIFTGDLSGTSLKRSILDDEEEQINRKKFIYKQNLNKNERQELMMEEYHECSEENVIEKVHLPEIGNVEKSEISLRLKKLIFRDEMVNRKLKASRLDEFRRLKVKTLEIGTKKQSESKTRFDILKEGLEEYAKSRSCLWKIHTIHPEVICIEFRKTALMLAVKIEVRTEERISKICVVPRVNDADSEMLRMTDRLIVRAIDCDKMADYYLTYADVPKLIADVTEKVHFVYDFYDEMVKLWRVNLMELDGDIVTVTVRTKKMETIIKLIINIARYPSVTPEDIKIVPILGTVKEDVKKLIKNLKPSPKLLTLYITDVYEFLELLAFANSKN